One region of Phragmites australis chromosome 18, lpPhrAust1.1, whole genome shotgun sequence genomic DNA includes:
- the LOC133898785 gene encoding HSP-interacting protein-like, giving the protein MGKPPTKKPPAAAAVDGDEAVFLELSRELKEEGVRLFNRRDYEGAAFKYDKAIQLLPRGQHVETAHLRASVAQCYMRMIPGEYHRAIHECNLALEASPRYTRALLRRASCFEALGRPDLAWGDVERVLRWEPGNRAAQEISERLRAALEEKGGAFALDREAMPQQEEAADAKGERKSHEHFDSVAEGQEGNHVVPPEEEAASKKGNNQAKHLEEKKLKHGHDKQEKQDDHTETNGIGNHRKYLEDNGTNGLEMQENNTERKQENDTGNKRGRHGAGKKKRRSEGKQKKHSFVKPVDHGEDNHYKHIEENNIDVKGEAMMDVKLVFGEDIRCAQMPANCSLTQLREIVQIKFPSLKALLIKYKDKEDDLVTVTSSEELRWATNLADPEGPLRLYVVEVDPVQELGVDGVRRRPSFASLEKNRYIMSENGSIWHDDEHKYHVDDWMIQFAQLFKNHVGFNSDAYLHLHDLGMRLYYEAMEDTIESEEAQEIFQVAELKFQEMAALALFNWGNVHMSRARKKPCLPEDALLDFILEQVKVSYEWACREYVKAGAMFEEAVKTKSDFFEGLIALGQQQFEQAKLSWYYALACKIDMGTQVLELFNYAEYSMEKGMDMWERMESLRLRGLSKPKKEKVILEKMGLEGFMKDMSADEAFEQASSIRSHINILWGTILYERSVVEFNLGLPSWEETLTVAMEKFKIGGASLADINVIVKNHCANETTQEGLSFKVEEIVRAWNEMYDAKKWRSGALPFRLQPIFWRRAPKLHHILEHIHYA; this is encoded by the exons ATGGGGAAGCCGCCGACCAAGAAGcctccagcggcggcggcggtggacggCGACGAGGCGGTGTTCCTGGAGCTATCGCGGGAGCTGAAGGAGGAGGGCGTGAGGCTGTTCAACCGGCGGGACTACGAGGGCGCGGCCTTCAAGTACGACAAGGCAATCCAGCTCCTCCCCCGGGGGCAGCACGTCGAGACGGCGCACCTCCGGGCCAGCGTCGCGCAGTGCTACATGCGGATGATCCCAGGGGAGTACCACCGCGCCATCCACGAATGCAACCTCGCGCTGGAAGCGTCGCCCAGGTACACCAGGGCGCTGCTGCGGCGAGCGAGCTGCTTCGAGGCGCTGGGCAGGCCGGACCTGGCGTGGGGAGACGTGGAGAGGGTGCTGAGGTGGGAGCCCGGCAACCGCGCCGCGCAGGAGATCTCGGAGAGGTTAAGGGCGGCATTGGAAGAGAAGGGTGGTGCTTTTGCCTTGGACAGGGAGGCTATGCCGCAGCAGGAGGAGGCTGCCGATGCAAAAGGAGAGCGTAAATCTCATGAGCATTTCGATTCTGTCGCGGAGGGGCAGGAGGGGAACCATGTTGTgccaccggaggaggaggctgccagCAAGAAAGGGAACAATCAAGCAAAACATCTCGAGGAGAAGAAACTGAAGCATGGGCATGACAAGCAAGAGAAGCAGGATGATCACACAGAGACAAATGGGATAGGAAATCACCGAAAGTATCTGGAGGACAATGGAACCAATGGGTTGGAGATGCAAGAAAATAATACAGAGAGAAAGCAAGAGAACGATACTGGCAACAAGCGTGGAAGACACGGTGCAGGAAAGAAAAAGAGGCGCAGTGAGGGCAAGCAGAAAAAGCATTCTTTTGTGAAGCCAGTGGATCATGGTGAGGACAATCATTACAAGCATATCGAGGAGAACAACATTGATGTCAAGGGAGAAGCGATGATGGATGTGAAGTTGGTCTTTGGTGAGGACATTAGGTGTGCTCAAATGCCTGCTAATTGCAGTCTGACGCAATTGAGAGAAATAGTTCAGATCAAATTCCCATCTTTGAAGGCATTGCTGATTAAGTATAAAGACAAGGAAGATGACTTGGTGACAGTAACTTCCTCTGAGGAGCTAAGATGGGCAACCAACCTGGCAGATCCGGAAGGGCCCTTGCGTTTATATGTTGTAGAGGTTGATCCTGTGCAAGAGCTTGGTGTGGATGGGGTCAGGAGACGTCCCTCCTTTGCCTCATTAGAGAAAAATCGTTATATCATGTCAGAGAATGGGAGCATTTGGCATGATGATGAACATAAGTATCATGTTGATGACTGGATGATACAGTTTGCACAGCTATTCAAAAATCATGTTGGTTTTAATTCTGATGCATATCTGCATCTTCATGACCTTGGCATGAGATTGTACTATGAGGCTATGGAAGACACAATAGAAAGTGAAGAGGCGCAGGAAATATTTCAAGTTGCAGAGCTCAAATTTCAGGAGATGGCAGCACTGGCATTGTTTAATTGGGGGAATGTCCATATGTCTCGTGCAAGAAAAAAGCCATGCTTGCCTGAAGATGCTTTATTGGACTTTATACTTGAGCAAGTTAAGGTTTCATACGAATGGGCATGTAGGGAATATGTCAAAGCTGGTGCAATGTTTGAGGAAGCTGTAAAAACAAAATCTGACTTTTTTGAAGGTCTTATCGCACTTGGCCAGCAGCAGTTCGAGCAGGCCAAGCTCTCTTGGTATTATGCTCTTGCATGCAAGATAGACATGGGAACTCAAGTTTTGGAATTGTTCAACTATGCAGAGTATAGTATGGAAAAGGGAATGGACATGTGGGAAAGAATGGAAAGTTTGCGATTGAGGGGGCTGTCTAAACCAAAGAAGGAGAAGGTCATACTGGAAAAGATGGGCTTAGAAGGTTTTATGAAGGATATGTCGGCGGATGAAGCATTTGAACAAGCTTCAAGTATACGATCACATATAAATATTTTGTGGGGTACCATCCTTTATGAACGTTCAGTAGTGGAATTCAACTTGGGACTTCCTAGCTGGGAGGAGACACTGACAGTGGCCATGGAAAAATTTAAGATAGGAGGTGCCTCTCTTGCAGATATCAATGTGATTGTAAAGAACCATTGTGCTAATGAAACCACCCAAGAAG GACTGAGTTTTAAGGTTGAGGAGATAGTTCGAGCATGGAATGAAATGTACGATGCTAAAAAGTGGAGAAGTGGAGCCCTGCCATTCCGCCTTCAACCAATATTCTGGCGTAGAGCTCCAAAGTTACATCATATACTGGAGCACATACATTACGCGTGA